Below is a genomic region from Roseovarius arcticus.
GGCGCCGAGCAGGAGCGGCAGGCACGCCACCGCGTTTTCCCGGGCGCGCGCCCGTCCACCACGTTGATTTACGATCTGCTGACCCCGTATCGTCTGGGGCAGATCATCGCGCTTTACGAACACCGGGTTTTCGTCGAGGGGGTGATCTTGGGCCTTAATTCGTTCGATCAGTGGGGGGTGGAACTGGGCAAGGAGTTGGCCAATACGCTAGGCCCGGTTCTGGCCGGTAACGTGCCGATGGACGGCAAGGACGGATCAACGCAGCAACTCGTAACTTACGTGCAATCTTCAAACGGTTGATCCGCCCTCTTCGCCTTAGACACCGCCCGCGGGGGAGCGTGCCAATGGCGTTCCGTACGCGCCTCAATAGCTTGTGACGCTAAACCCTCTGCCTAAGCTCGGGCTGTGCAATAGATACGCGTGCAGCCGCCGTAAAGTTTCACGCCGCGCGCGATTTTCTGCCTGATCGTGCGTCATGGCTTGGGGGGGGATGGAACCTTGGCCTACTTCTTGCGTTAGTGCATCGGCGCATGCGTTCTGTTGTTCCGGCGAGAAGGACGACATGCGAGAACGAGAGATAAGAAGGAGTTTTTTAATGAAAAAGTGGATAACTGCGGCCGCCATGACGGCTGTACTGGGCCTTGGCGCATGCGAAAACATGACATCTAACCAGCGTACGGTCGCTGGCGCTGCAGGCGGTGCTGCCGCTGGACTGCTGACCGCCAAGGCGCTTGGTGCTGGCAGTGACTGGCAACTGATCACTGCCCTCGGCGGCGCTGCTGCCGGTACGGTCGTTGCGCAGAACAACCAGCGCAAAGTGTGTGCCTATTCGCGCGGCGATGGCACCTATTACGAGGCGGCCTGCCCGTAAGTTTCGCGACATTGGATTTAGAAAGGCGCGGCAGTTCTGCCGCGCCTTTTTTCGTGTTTGATGGTCATCTAGCCTGCACCAAATCCGTGATCAACGGGAGCGGCATCAACTAGCGAGAAACTTCGCCTTTACCCTCGCAGCACGCTTGGCCCGGCATATTCAGCGGCCTCGCCCAGCATCTCTTCGATACGGATCAGCTGGTTATACTTTGCCAACCTGTCCGAGCGTGCCAGTGAGCCAGTTTTGATCTGCCCGCAATTTGTGGCGACGGCGAGGTCTGCGATGGTCGCATCCTCCGTCTCACCCGAGCGGTGCGACATCACGTTGGTATAGCGCGCGCGATGCGCCATATCCACGGCGCGCAGCGTCTCGGTCAGCGTGCCGATCTGGTTGACCTTGACCAGCATCGAATTGGCGCATCCGCGCGCGATGCCGTCTGCCAGCCGGTCGGGATTGGTCACGAACAGATCGTCGCCGACCAGTTGCACTTTGTTGCCCAGCTCGTCCGTCAGCGTCTTCCAGCCGTCCCAGTCATCCTCGGCCATGCCGTCCTCGATCGAGATGATAGGATAGTCGGCGACCAGCCCGGCGAGGTAGGCGACGTTTTCGCCTGAGGTCAGCGATTTGCCCTCGCCAGTCATTTCATACTTGCCGCCCTTGTAGTATTCGGTCGCGGCGCAATCGAGGGCCAGATAGATATCCTCGCCAGGTTTATAGCCCGCCTTTTCAATGCTTTTCAGAATGAAATCGAGCGCTTGGCGCGCGCTGGCGATATCGGGGGCAAAGCCGCCTTCGTCGCCGATGCCAGTTGATAGCCCGGCGGCCTTCAGCTCGCCCTTGAGCGTGTGAAACACTTCCGCGCCCATCCGGATTGCCTCGCGGATATTCTCTGCCGCGACCGGCATGATCATAAATTCCTGAATATCGATGGGGTTATCTGCATGCTCGCCGCCGTTGACGATGTTCATCATCGGCACTGGCAATAGACGCGCGGACGTGCCGCCGACGTAGCGATAAAGGGGCTGGCCGGTGTAGTCAGCCGCCGCTTTCGCCACCGCGAGCGATACGCCGAGGATCGCGTTCGCGCCCAGACGCGACTTGTTGTCGGTGCCGTCCATTTCAATCATCGCCAGATCGATCGCCACCTGCTCGGTCGCGTCGAAGCCGTCGAGCGCATCTGCGATCTCGCCGTTGACGGCATCAACGGCGTCCAGCACGCCCTTGCCCATGTAACGGGCCTTGTCGCCATCGCGCCGCTCGACCGCCTCATGCGCGCCGGTGGATGCGCCCGACGGCACAGCGGCGCGGCCCATTGTGCCGTCCTCTAACGTGACGTCGACCTCAACAGTGGGGTTGCCCCGGCTGTCGAGGATTTCGCGTGCGTGAATGTCGATGATGCTGCTCATGCGTGGTTCCTTATGGATGACAGTGCTTTGCGATGCGTTTAGCAAAGCTGCGCAGTAAAGGGAAATA
It encodes:
- a CDS encoding glucose-6-phosphate isomerase — translated: MKKWITAAAMTAVLGLGACENMTSNQRTVAGAAGGAAAGLLTAKALGAGSDWQLITALGGAAAGTVVAQNNQRKVCAYSRGDGTYYEAACP
- the eno gene encoding phosphopyruvate hydratase is translated as MSSIIDIHAREILDSRGNPTVEVDVTLEDGTMGRAAVPSGASTGAHEAVERRDGDKARYMGKGVLDAVDAVNGEIADALDGFDATEQVAIDLAMIEMDGTDNKSRLGANAILGVSLAVAKAAADYTGQPLYRYVGGTSARLLPVPMMNIVNGGEHADNPIDIQEFMIMPVAAENIREAIRMGAEVFHTLKGELKAAGLSTGIGDEGGFAPDIASARQALDFILKSIEKAGYKPGEDIYLALDCAATEYYKGGKYEMTGEGKSLTSGENVAYLAGLVADYPIISIEDGMAEDDWDGWKTLTDELGNKVQLVGDDLFVTNPDRLADGIARGCANSMLVKVNQIGTLTETLRAVDMAHRARYTNVMSHRSGETEDATIADLAVATNCGQIKTGSLARSDRLAKYNQLIRIEEMLGEAAEYAGPSVLRG